One Archocentrus centrarchus isolate MPI-CPG fArcCen1 chromosome 14, fArcCen1, whole genome shotgun sequence DNA window includes the following coding sequences:
- the vps26c gene encoding vacuolar protein sorting-associated protein 26C, with product MSVTLDIRLKRANKVYREGETVAGVIVLVCKEALQHHGISLSMEGVVNLQLSSKSVGVFEAFYNSVKPIPLISSNIEVAKAGKIPGGKTEIPFEFPLHTKGNKVLYETYHGVFVNIQYSLRCDMKRSLLAKDLSRSCEFIVHCQPQKSKVVPTPVNFTITPDTLQNSRERSSLPKFLIRGHLDATNCVISQPLTGEVVVENSDVPIKSIELQLVRVETCGCAEGYARDATEIQNIQIAEGDVCHGLSIPIYMIFPRLFTCPTLETTNFKVEFEVNVVIVLQDDHLITEIFPLKLCRL from the exons ATGAGCGTCACTTTGGATATAAGGCTGAAAAGAGCAAACAAAGTTTATCGAGAAGGG GAAACGGTGGCTGGTGTCATCGTGCTGGTTTGCAAGGAGGCGCTGCAGCACCACGGCATCTCTCTGAGCATGGAGGGAGTGGTCAATCTGCAGCTGAGCTCCAAGAGCGTCGGCGTCTTTGAGGCTTTCTACAACTCTGTCAAG CCCATCCCACTGATCAGCAGTAACATTGAAGTGGCCAAGGCTGGAAAAATCCCAGGAGGAAAGACTGAGATCCCCTTTGAGTTCCCTCTGCACACCAAAGGCAACAAAGTGCTCTACGAGACCTACCACGGTGTCTTTGTCAACATCCAG TACTCCCTCCGCTGTGACATGAAGCGCTCCCTGCTGGCCAAAGACCTGAGCAGGAGCTGTGAGTTCATCGTGCACTGCCAG CCTCAGAAATCTAAAGTCGTCCCCACTCCGGTGAACTTCACCATCACTCCAGACACCCTGCAGAACAGCCGCGAG AGAAGTTCACTCCCCAAGTTTCTCATCCGAGGCCATTTAGACGCCACCAACTGCGTGATCAGCCAGCCGCTGACTGGAGAGGTGGTCGTGGAGAACTCGGACGTCCCCATTAAGAGCATTGAACTGCAGCTCGTACGGGTGGAGACCTGCG GCTGCGCCGAAGGTTACGCCAGAGATGCCACGGAAATCCAGAACATCCAGATAGCTGAAGGCGACGTCTGCCACGGCCTCTCGATCCCCATCTACATGATCTTCCCCAGACTGTTCACCTGCCCCACGCTGGAGACGACAAACTTCAAAGTCG AGTTTGAAGTCAACGTGGTCATCGTGCTCCAGGACGATCACCTGATCACAGAGATCTTCCCTCTGAAGCTGTGCAGGCTCTGA